The Chitinophaga sp. H8 genome contains a region encoding:
- a CDS encoding M81 family metallopeptidase, which translates to MTKRIALLGIYHESNTFINTPVTRINFEQARLLKGKDILHEYRDAFHEIGGMMEVLEQEAIELVPVFYATATPGGIIAAETYQSLLTEMLAALQEVLPVDGCLVVPHGAAVSEDYPDMDGHWLSLLREMVGPLIPIIGTLDPHANVSPAMIAATDALVAYKTNPHIDQRETGRAAARLLLQCLQGKIKPVQYLGMLPLAISMEQQYTMQEPCVSLYQLAKAINQRAGILSVSVILGFPYADVAEMGSAFIVVTDNAPALGEDAIGELTSYMREHKALFTGNRQSVGDLLPLVAAAEKPVLMLDMGDNVGGGSPGNSTILLEAIEEDCRYRTFICIYDPAAVAIASTFNPKDTFDLSFGGNCSRQGAAFSTRVVLQQLCDGDFKETTPRHGGQVNYDMGKIAIVTTANGNMVMLTSLRVPPFSLQQLTAFGVAPAAFDIVVAKGVNAPVAAYSSVCPTIMQVDTPGVTQANMTLFDYKHRRKPMFPFEEI; encoded by the coding sequence ATGACTAAGCGGATTGCTTTGCTGGGGATTTATCATGAATCGAATACATTCATTAATACGCCAGTTACACGGATTAATTTTGAGCAGGCACGACTGCTGAAGGGAAAAGATATCCTGCACGAATACCGGGATGCCTTTCATGAAATTGGAGGGATGATGGAAGTGCTGGAGCAGGAGGCTATTGAATTGGTACCGGTCTTTTATGCTACCGCTACGCCCGGAGGTATTATTGCCGCCGAAACATATCAGTCATTGCTAACAGAAATGCTGGCGGCATTGCAGGAAGTATTACCAGTTGATGGTTGCCTGGTAGTGCCGCATGGTGCTGCTGTAAGTGAGGACTATCCGGATATGGATGGACATTGGCTCTCGTTGTTGCGGGAAATGGTGGGTCCGCTGATCCCCATTATAGGAACCCTTGATCCTCATGCCAATGTAAGCCCGGCTATGATAGCTGCCACGGATGCATTGGTAGCCTATAAAACCAATCCTCATATTGATCAGCGGGAAACAGGCAGAGCAGCTGCCCGGTTGCTGTTGCAGTGCTTGCAGGGAAAAATAAAACCCGTGCAATATCTGGGGATGTTACCACTGGCTATCAGTATGGAACAGCAATATACAATGCAGGAACCTTGTGTGAGCTTGTATCAGCTGGCAAAAGCAATCAACCAGCGGGCAGGAATCTTATCAGTGAGTGTGATCCTGGGATTCCCGTATGCAGATGTAGCCGAAATGGGGAGCGCTTTTATTGTGGTAACCGACAATGCACCTGCTTTGGGAGAAGACGCAATTGGAGAGTTAACTTCCTATATGCGGGAGCATAAAGCATTATTCACAGGCAATCGCCAGTCGGTCGGTGACTTGTTGCCATTGGTAGCTGCTGCCGAAAAGCCGGTCCTGATGCTGGATATGGGCGACAATGTAGGTGGGGGATCACCAGGCAATAGCACTATTTTGCTGGAGGCTATAGAAGAGGATTGCAGGTACCGTACTTTTATTTGTATCTATGATCCGGCTGCAGTGGCAATAGCATCCACTTTTAATCCAAAAGATACTTTTGATTTATCCTTTGGAGGTAATTGCAGCAGACAGGGAGCAGCTTTTTCTACCCGGGTTGTATTACAGCAGTTGTGTGATGGCGATTTTAAGGAAACTACACCCCGACATGGAGGGCAGGTGAATTATGATATGGGAAAGATAGCCATTGTAACAACTGCCAATGGAAATATGGTGATGCTGACTTCCTTGCGTGTACCGCCTTTCAGCTTGCAACAGCTCACTGCATTTGGTGTAGCACCTGCTGCATTTGATATCGTGGTGGCAAAAGGAGTGAATGCCCCGGTTGCGGCTTATAGTTCGGTTTGCCCTACTATCATGCAGGTAGATACTCCGGGTGTTACACAAGCTAATATGACCTTATTTGATTATAAGCACCGGCGTAAGCCCATGTTTCCTTTTGAAGAAATATAA
- a CDS encoding SDR family NAD(P)-dependent oxidoreductase → MHTTNMFRLDGKIAIVTGGAGYYGKPVSLALAECGATVILASRDVAACEAYAADLRAQHLQAAGMQLDLGNEQSVKDFTAQVLNSYGRIDVLVNNAVSREGFKNLDDITKAEWEGAQQINATGMMLITQAVIKQMCMQQSGSIINIGSIQGTVGPNFKVYGNTGMTSPVNYTYDKWGMVGFTKWLANYYGQFNIRANCISPGGYGPGIAASIGENEFVTNYKRLTPLGRFATDDDIKGPVVFLASDAAAYVTGHNLLVDGGWTSW, encoded by the coding sequence ATGCACACAACAAATATGTTCCGCCTGGATGGCAAAATAGCAATAGTAACAGGTGGTGCTGGTTATTATGGCAAGCCTGTTTCCCTGGCACTGGCTGAGTGCGGAGCAACAGTAATACTGGCCAGCCGCGATGTAGCAGCTTGTGAAGCATATGCGGCCGATTTACGGGCACAGCATCTGCAGGCGGCAGGTATGCAGCTGGACCTGGGTAATGAACAGTCCGTGAAAGATTTTACTGCGCAGGTATTAAATAGCTACGGCAGGATCGATGTATTGGTGAATAACGCCGTTTCGAGGGAAGGGTTTAAAAACCTGGATGATATTACTAAAGCAGAATGGGAAGGCGCACAACAGATTAATGCTACCGGAATGATGCTGATTACACAGGCTGTAATAAAACAGATGTGTATGCAGCAGTCAGGCAGTATTATCAATATAGGGTCTATCCAGGGAACTGTGGGGCCAAACTTTAAAGTATATGGCAACACAGGGATGACCAGCCCGGTGAATTACACTTACGATAAATGGGGGATGGTGGGCTTCACAAAATGGCTGGCTAATTATTATGGGCAGTTTAATATCAGGGCAAACTGTATCAGTCCGGGTGGGTATGGTCCGGGTATTGCGGCAAGTATTGGGGAAAATGAATTTGTAACTAATTATAAACGGCTCACGCCATTAGGCAGGTTTGCAACGGATGATGATATTAAAGGGCCGGTAGTGTTTCTGGCATCAGATGCTGCGGCATATGTTACCGGCCATAACCTTCTGGTAGATGGTGGCTGGACCAGCTGGTAG
- a CDS encoding sodium:solute symporter → MNKALLLGILCICLFFLPSYAHEPLPYNKITWEVNTAVTVRQLDILKQLLAADSLKAGIGFDELRIVCAGGESEAGLQTTVSLLRWNTARQEWKKETLPALPVVLKKPGVLLYENKVYVAGGTTTTGPADGMYMLDLQQPDAWKPMPPMPVPSIYPQLLVQSNGEYPCIYVLGEQPGRNMMIYDLSKGIWTVAPLRDDAGLLPAAPLSGIATGSTYLLFAPGSLAVSDSSYRQLWMYNTITKRMSIAGSSRFMSGRNYLLKDEGQLWLASQNEQGGFTLYKGTIVYPGFFSIWDYAVLAAYLLFTVFIGLAFAGKQQSTADYFKGGGKVPGWAVGVSILGSHLSAITFMSVPAKTYATNWNYFFLMMSVILVVPLVNRYFIPFYRRLNITSAYEYLDKRFNYKVRFIASLLYIVLQLGRLAIVLLLPSIALTVITGIDVNVCILLMGVVTVFYTFKGGIKAVIWTDVIQVFVLLGGAFLCVLYIPTKLPADAATIYQHITDNGKFRMFDGTFDLSTPNFWVVFIGGWTLNFILFSSDQTTVQRYLTTKDEATAKQSARIGAWITIPAGLIFLSIGTLLYLFYYYHPGKVNISLDKQDSIFPWYIVSELPVGVTGLLIAGIFAAAMSTLSSSLNSVSTAFITDFYKVLFTQKTDLRYLRAAKVTTALVGMLSTGLALFMAHRGVVSLWDQFNTILGLFTGGIGGVFLLGIFTKRANAAGAIGGLLVSGIGQYFINKYTPLNFLLYAFTGLIICFVTGWLISICFPGSQKNTAGLTAMSTLKEKSVLV, encoded by the coding sequence ATGAATAAAGCACTTTTGTTGGGGATATTATGTATATGCCTGTTCTTCTTGCCTTCCTATGCACATGAACCCCTTCCTTATAACAAGATTACCTGGGAAGTAAATACTGCTGTAACAGTAAGGCAATTGGATATCTTAAAACAACTCCTGGCTGCGGATAGCCTGAAGGCAGGCATTGGATTCGATGAACTGCGCATCGTATGTGCAGGTGGCGAAAGCGAGGCTGGTTTACAAACTACGGTATCCTTGCTGCGCTGGAATACTGCGCGGCAGGAATGGAAGAAGGAGACATTACCGGCTCTGCCTGTAGTACTAAAAAAACCGGGCGTATTACTGTACGAAAACAAGGTGTATGTAGCAGGAGGTACAACCACAACGGGCCCTGCTGATGGCATGTATATGCTGGACCTGCAGCAGCCGGATGCCTGGAAGCCGATGCCCCCGATGCCAGTGCCCAGCATTTACCCGCAATTGCTCGTACAATCGAATGGTGAATATCCTTGTATATATGTGTTGGGAGAGCAGCCCGGCAGGAATATGATGATATATGATCTGAGCAAAGGTATCTGGACAGTTGCACCTTTGAGAGATGATGCAGGATTATTGCCCGCTGCGCCTTTATCAGGTATCGCTACCGGCAGTACTTACCTGCTTTTTGCTCCGGGATCTCTGGCAGTATCTGATAGCAGTTACCGGCAGTTATGGATGTATAATACGATTACAAAGCGTATGAGTATTGCTGGCAGCTCCCGTTTTATGAGCGGTCGGAACTATCTCTTAAAAGATGAGGGACAGCTCTGGTTAGCCAGCCAAAATGAGCAGGGTGGTTTTACGCTGTACAAAGGGACCATTGTATATCCCGGTTTTTTTTCCATCTGGGATTACGCAGTGCTGGCAGCATACTTGTTGTTTACAGTTTTTATAGGGTTGGCATTTGCAGGCAAACAGCAATCCACCGCAGATTATTTTAAAGGCGGTGGTAAGGTGCCGGGATGGGCAGTAGGAGTAAGTATCCTTGGCTCACATTTAAGTGCTATTACCTTTATGTCAGTACCGGCTAAAACATACGCTACTAACTGGAACTATTTTTTTCTGATGATGTCTGTGATATTGGTAGTACCACTGGTAAACAGGTATTTCATTCCCTTTTACCGGCGCCTCAATATCACCTCTGCTTATGAATATCTCGATAAACGGTTTAATTATAAGGTAAGATTTATTGCATCGCTTTTATATATCGTGCTGCAACTGGGACGATTGGCTATTGTATTGTTATTGCCCAGTATAGCGCTGACAGTTATTACGGGAATAGATGTAAATGTTTGCATTTTATTGATGGGCGTGGTCACTGTATTCTATACATTTAAAGGAGGTATCAAGGCGGTAATCTGGACAGATGTAATTCAGGTATTTGTATTGCTGGGGGGAGCTTTCCTGTGTGTACTTTATATACCCACAAAATTACCGGCGGATGCTGCAACCATTTATCAGCATATTACAGACAATGGAAAATTCAGGATGTTTGATGGCACTTTCGATTTAAGCACACCTAATTTTTGGGTAGTGTTCATAGGAGGATGGACACTCAATTTTATCCTGTTCAGCAGCGATCAGACCACCGTACAACGTTATCTTACCACAAAAGATGAGGCCACTGCTAAACAAAGCGCCCGTATTGGTGCATGGATCACTATTCCAGCCGGACTTATTTTCCTGAGCATTGGGACTTTATTATACCTGTTTTATTATTATCACCCGGGAAAAGTGAATATTAGTCTGGATAAGCAGGACTCGATATTTCCCTGGTATATTGTAAGTGAATTGCCGGTAGGGGTAACGGGTTTACTGATAGCCGGAATTTTTGCCGCTGCCATGTCTACCCTGAGCAGTAGTCTTAACTCTGTATCTACTGCTTTTATCACTGATTTTTATAAGGTGCTGTTCACGCAAAAAACAGATCTCAGGTATTTGCGGGCTGCCAAAGTAACCACAGCCCTGGTTGGTATGCTGTCTACCGGCCTGGCATTATTTATGGCCCACAGGGGCGTAGTTTCTTTATGGGACCAGTTTAATACCATTCTGGGCTTGTTTACAGGGGGAATAGGTGGTGTATTCCTGCTGGGCATTTTTACTAAGCGGGCCAATGCTGCGGGAGCTATCGGCGGCCTGCTGGTGAGTGGAATCGGCCAATACTTTATTAATAAATACACCCCGCTGAATTTCCTTCTATATGCATTTACAGGATTGATTATCTGCTTTGTGACCGGCTGGCTGATCAGTATTTGTTTTCCTGGTAGCCAGAAAAATACAGCAGGGCTTACCGCGATGTCTACCTTAAAGGAAAAAAGTGTATTAGTATAA
- a CDS encoding SMP-30/gluconolactonase/LRE family protein, with the protein MKAIPANIVTAQLAVLPFYTEGPVLDAAGNLFFTTLAGGSIIKMDTTGQMITWAKGERPNGQVILPDGDHLVCDSKSGSIHRFDPDGRFVKHELMGSCAGHKVHAACDLVFQAGAGIYFTDAVRERGNVFFIGIDGHQEIVAQDIDFPNGLVLSHDQRSLFVAESYRNRILQIPLATPGVAAGPAEVWATLPVHPSGKMIDNLPDGLELDEEGYLLVAHYGMQAVQVLAPDGTWLYAIDTGLPLTSNVMLLQGEGPQKTIIVTGGYAEPGPGAVMRINIQWDQNEK; encoded by the coding sequence GTGAAAGCAATACCAGCCAATATAGTAACAGCACAACTGGCAGTATTACCGTTTTATACAGAGGGGCCTGTGCTGGATGCAGCGGGTAATCTTTTTTTTACCACACTTGCTGGCGGCAGTATAATAAAAATGGATACTACTGGCCAAATGATCACATGGGCAAAGGGGGAGCGTCCTAATGGCCAGGTGATATTACCGGATGGAGACCACCTGGTATGTGATAGTAAATCCGGCAGTATTCATCGGTTTGATCCGGATGGCAGGTTTGTAAAACATGAGCTGATGGGAAGTTGTGCAGGACACAAAGTGCATGCAGCCTGTGATCTTGTTTTCCAGGCTGGAGCAGGTATTTATTTTACGGATGCTGTTCGTGAAAGAGGAAACGTTTTCTTTATCGGCATAGATGGTCATCAAGAGATAGTAGCACAGGATATAGATTTTCCGAATGGGCTGGTACTGTCTCATGATCAGCGTTCCCTGTTTGTTGCGGAAAGTTATCGTAACCGTATTTTACAGATTCCGCTTGCTACACCCGGGGTGGCGGCTGGTCCTGCAGAGGTATGGGCAACCTTACCCGTACACCCATCCGGAAAGATGATAGACAATCTGCCGGATGGTTTGGAATTAGATGAGGAGGGGTATTTGTTGGTAGCCCATTACGGTATGCAGGCGGTGCAGGTGTTGGCGCCTGATGGAACATGGTTGTATGCTATTGATACGGGATTACCTTTAACTAGTAATGTAATGCTGCTTCAAGGGGAAGGCCCGCAAAAGACAATCATTGTTACCGGGGGATATGCAGAGCCGGGGCCGGGTGCTGTGATGCGCATTAATATTCAATGGGATCAAAATGAAAAATGA
- a CDS encoding aldo/keto reductase produces the protein MQYVSFNGMKVSRLTLGTVQLGMDYGISNNSGQPSGEESFGILKMAMAAGINTLDTSPHYGNAEQLLGTWCAGFGATSSPQIVTKFRISDHHLGNVKAAREEVIASVRASLAMLKIPQIPCCLFHKGKDQPVEQVLRILPSILTELQELGLIDTGGISVYYPQEVNQVLAYDNITALQVPVNIFDQRLVHNGMFKQLAAAGRLVFARSIFLQGLFFMDPDSLSGTLTGARPYLRLLQELAVKANRSVAALAFTYIRDMPGVSSLVFGAVNSRQVQQNVDWLKEAALPIEITESIENIFRDIQEDILTPGVWLP, from the coding sequence ATGCAATATGTAAGTTTTAACGGGATGAAGGTATCGCGGCTCACATTGGGAACGGTACAACTTGGGATGGACTACGGAATTTCCAACAATAGTGGGCAGCCTTCCGGAGAAGAGAGTTTTGGTATTTTGAAGATGGCCATGGCGGCAGGTATCAATACCCTGGATACTTCGCCACATTACGGAAATGCGGAACAATTGCTGGGAACATGGTGCGCTGGTTTCGGGGCAACATCATCCCCTCAGATTGTCACTAAATTCAGGATCAGTGATCACCATTTAGGCAATGTCAAAGCTGCCCGGGAAGAAGTGATCGCAAGTGTACGTGCTTCCCTGGCAATGTTGAAAATACCGCAAATCCCCTGTTGTTTATTCCATAAGGGAAAAGACCAGCCGGTAGAACAGGTGCTGAGGATCCTACCTTCCATCCTTACCGAGCTGCAGGAACTTGGGTTGATCGATACCGGGGGCATTTCTGTTTATTACCCTCAGGAAGTAAACCAGGTACTGGCATATGATAACATTACCGCGTTACAGGTGCCTGTGAATATTTTTGATCAGCGACTGGTACATAACGGAATGTTTAAACAGCTGGCAGCAGCTGGCAGGTTGGTATTTGCCCGAAGCATATTCTTGCAGGGATTGTTTTTTATGGACCCGGATAGTTTATCCGGCACACTGACAGGGGCAAGGCCTTACCTCCGGCTGCTACAGGAACTGGCAGTAAAAGCAAACCGGAGTGTAGCAGCGCTGGCATTTACCTATATACGTGATATGCCAGGAGTGAGTAGTCTTGTTTTCGGAGCTGTAAATAGCCGGCAGGTACAGCAAAATGTTGACTGGTTAAAGGAGGCGGCTTTGCCCATTGAAATAACAGAATCTATTGAAAACATATTCAGGGATATACAGGAAGACATACTCACTCCTGGTGTATGGTTGCCCTAG
- a CDS encoding RidA family protein: MKNKIVIKGAHVPASPLPFSPAILAGDYLFVSGQASVDKEGNIIKGTFEEECRRSFENVKTILAAAGCSLEDVVQVRNYVGKQEDLAAFNAIYREYFSEPFPARTTLIGCLGELLKFETDVVAYVKK, encoded by the coding sequence ATGAAAAACAAGATCGTAATAAAAGGTGCACATGTACCTGCAAGCCCCTTGCCTTTTTCTCCGGCAATACTGGCGGGCGACTATTTATTTGTATCCGGACAGGCTTCAGTAGACAAAGAAGGAAACATTATCAAGGGAACCTTTGAAGAAGAATGCAGACGTTCCTTTGAAAATGTGAAGACGATACTCGCTGCAGCTGGCTGTAGCCTGGAAGATGTGGTGCAGGTAAGGAACTATGTAGGCAAACAGGAAGATCTGGCAGCTTTCAATGCAATATACCGGGAATACTTTAGTGAACCGTTTCCCGCAAGAACAACATTGATAGGTTGCCTGGGGGAGCTGCTGAAGTTTGAAACGGATGTGGTGGCATATGTTAAAAAGTAA
- a CDS encoding lipase family protein: MYRVLCIFLISMMGLMPVSNTFAQSHLKPGFDPEEYYNLLKISVRQADTPWTKIKSAPPENCHLVYRAPETGLVNRWDLWVDDTHQTGIISIRGTNGTAPSWMENFYAGMIPAKGTLQLDDTTTFHYTMSNDPQAYVHAGWTLGMASMAPDIVSRIKACYQQGIHEFIIVGHSQGGAIAFLLRSYLQYLDDPALPKDIVYKTYCSAAPKPGNLFYAYDFDFITRNGWAFRVVNAKDWVPETPFSIQTTRDYNAISPFSNVKKALKKQPFMARTALGYMYGRLDRATKRASRRMQKTLGKLAYQRVKKVMPGYQRPDFVESHNYMPAGAPVILYPDATYDLKFPFDGKNVFVHHMFEPYAYLLKTIYHLKD, encoded by the coding sequence TGATGGGGTTAATGCCTGTCAGCAACACTTTCGCACAATCACACCTGAAGCCTGGATTTGATCCGGAAGAATATTATAATTTGCTGAAAATATCTGTCCGGCAGGCAGATACGCCGTGGACAAAGATTAAAAGTGCGCCGCCGGAAAATTGCCACCTGGTATACCGCGCTCCGGAAACCGGCCTGGTAAACCGGTGGGATTTATGGGTGGATGATACACATCAAACGGGGATTATCAGTATCCGCGGTACCAATGGTACGGCTCCCTCCTGGATGGAAAACTTCTATGCCGGTATGATCCCTGCCAAGGGTACTTTACAGCTGGATGATACCACTACTTTTCACTATACAATGTCCAACGATCCCCAGGCTTACGTACATGCAGGATGGACGCTGGGCATGGCTTCCATGGCACCGGATATTGTTTCCCGTATAAAAGCCTGCTATCAGCAGGGGATACACGAATTTATCATTGTAGGGCACAGCCAGGGTGGTGCCATCGCTTTCCTGCTCCGCTCCTATCTGCAATACCTGGATGATCCGGCACTGCCAAAAGATATTGTTTATAAAACCTATTGCAGTGCGGCTCCTAAACCAGGCAATCTGTTCTATGCGTACGACTTTGATTTTATTACCCGCAACGGGTGGGCTTTTCGTGTGGTAAATGCAAAAGACTGGGTACCGGAAACCCCTTTTTCTATTCAGACTACCCGGGATTATAATGCAATCAGCCCCTTTTCCAATGTAAAAAAGGCATTAAAAAAACAACCCTTCATGGCACGTACAGCCCTGGGATATATGTATGGACGCCTGGACCGCGCCACAAAAAGAGCCAGCCGCCGTATGCAAAAAACATTGGGCAAACTGGCTTATCAGCGTGTTAAAAAAGTGATGCCAGGCTATCAGCGTCCTGATTTTGTGGAAAGCCATAACTACATGCCGGCAGGTGCGCCCGTGATTCTATATCCGGATGCTACCTACGACCTGAAATTTCCTTTTGATGGGAAAAATGTTTTTGTACATCACATGTTTGAGCCTTATGCCTACCTGCTGAAAACCATTTACCACCTAAAGGATTAA
- a CDS encoding alpha-L-rhamnosidase N-terminal domain-containing protein yields MMRRLLGATLICLFFMGSLCAQDVKMNPALLQGHWPANWVTCPDVPLRDYGVFHFRKTFSLTSKPGKFLVHVTGDNRYRLFVNGTPVCSGPARGDLYNWYFESVDLAPYLKAGENVIAALVWNMGVYAPVAQISNQTAFVLQGDSEAEQLVNTNGTWKVMVNQSYTPCSTDNMQRLRAYMVIGPGDQIDGSRYPWGWEQPGYNDVAWKAASAVANPAPLGYGTDNQWTLVPRPIPLMEETLQRIPAVRRAEGMEVNADFLGGKKPLTIPANKTVSILLDQTFNTTAYPELLVNGGKGTVVKMTYAEALFDKNNQKGNRDEITGKNIIGNYDVFQMDGGNNRLFRPLWFRTYRYLQLDITTADQPLVITDMYGQYTGYPFKAVAGFSSNDASMQELWKVGWRTARLCAGETYFDCPYYEQLQYEGDTRIQSLISLYVTGDDRLMRKAIMDFYHSRVPEGLTQGRYPSNRIQVIPPFSLYWVTMVYDYWMHRKDDAFLKPLLTAVSGVLNWYEQKIDEEKKMLGPMKWWNFVDYTDAFADGVPEGATNGNSSVITLQYVYTLQQAAELFTYFGKTYEGAYYKKLAATLSNGTYQQCFDKGREEMANTPEKKAFSQHAGIMAILTNTIPAKDIKAVMNKILSDNTLGPATFYYRFYLNQALKKAGMADQYYGELTPWRNMLKTGLTTFAEKPEPARSDCHAWSASPNYDFLATICGIMPDAPGFAKVLVRPAPGELTEINGSMPHPAGTITVSLKRTGKSDGIAGEVVLPPGISGRFVWNGKVVVLKPGKQAVRL; encoded by the coding sequence ATGATGAGAAGACTATTAGGAGCCACGTTGATTTGCCTCTTTTTTATGGGTAGCCTTTGTGCACAGGATGTAAAGATGAACCCGGCTTTATTGCAGGGGCATTGGCCTGCCAATTGGGTGACCTGCCCGGATGTACCCCTCAGAGATTATGGGGTATTCCATTTCAGAAAGACATTTTCCCTGACCAGTAAACCAGGTAAATTTCTGGTACATGTAACAGGAGATAACCGCTACCGGTTGTTTGTAAACGGTACACCTGTATGTAGCGGACCAGCGCGGGGAGATCTGTATAACTGGTATTTTGAATCTGTAGACCTGGCGCCTTATTTAAAAGCAGGTGAGAATGTGATTGCTGCCCTGGTATGGAATATGGGGGTGTATGCGCCCGTGGCGCAAATCTCCAATCAAACGGCTTTTGTATTGCAGGGAGATAGCGAAGCTGAGCAGTTAGTGAATACCAATGGTACCTGGAAGGTGATGGTGAACCAATCCTACACCCCCTGTTCTACAGACAACATGCAGCGCCTGCGGGCCTACATGGTGATCGGGCCTGGTGATCAGATAGACGGCTCCCGATATCCCTGGGGATGGGAACAGCCCGGCTATAACGATGTTGCCTGGAAGGCGGCATCGGCAGTTGCCAATCCGGCTCCACTGGGATATGGTACCGACAATCAATGGACACTGGTACCACGTCCTATACCACTGATGGAAGAAACATTACAACGTATACCAGCAGTAAGGCGGGCTGAAGGCATGGAGGTAAATGCCGATTTTTTAGGAGGCAAAAAACCACTTACCATCCCCGCTAATAAAACTGTGAGCATCCTGCTGGATCAGACCTTTAATACCACTGCTTATCCTGAACTGCTGGTAAATGGAGGTAAAGGTACAGTAGTGAAAATGACTTATGCAGAAGCACTGTTCGATAAAAATAATCAGAAAGGGAACCGGGATGAAATTACTGGTAAAAACATCATCGGCAATTATGATGTGTTTCAAATGGATGGTGGCAACAACCGTTTATTCCGCCCTTTATGGTTCCGTACTTATCGCTACCTGCAACTGGATATTACCACGGCAGATCAGCCCCTGGTTATTACGGATATGTACGGGCAGTATACCGGTTATCCGTTTAAGGCAGTGGCTGGCTTTTCCAGCAATGATGCCTCTATGCAGGAGCTGTGGAAGGTGGGCTGGAGAACGGCCCGGCTTTGTGCGGGCGAAACCTATTTCGATTGTCCTTACTATGAGCAATTACAGTACGAAGGAGATACCCGTATTCAATCGCTCATCTCTTTGTATGTAACCGGCGATGACCGCTTAATGCGTAAAGCAATTATGGATTTTTACCACTCCCGTGTACCGGAAGGATTAACACAGGGGCGGTATCCCAGTAACCGTATCCAGGTAATCCCACCCTTTTCCCTGTATTGGGTAACGATGGTGTACGACTACTGGATGCACCGGAAGGACGATGCTTTTTTAAAGCCATTGCTGACCGCAGTAAGCGGCGTATTGAACTGGTACGAACAAAAAATAGATGAAGAGAAGAAAATGCTGGGACCTATGAAGTGGTGGAACTTTGTAGACTATACAGATGCGTTTGCGGATGGGGTGCCCGAAGGAGCTACCAATGGTAATTCATCAGTGATCACCCTGCAGTATGTATATACGCTTCAGCAGGCGGCCGAGCTGTTTACCTACTTTGGAAAAACATATGAGGGCGCCTACTACAAAAAGCTGGCTGCAACCCTGAGCAATGGTACTTATCAGCAGTGTTTTGATAAGGGCAGGGAAGAAATGGCTAATACGCCGGAAAAGAAAGCCTTTAGCCAGCACGCAGGTATTATGGCTATACTCACCAATACGATTCCTGCTAAAGATATCAAGGCGGTGATGAATAAAATCCTGAGTGATAATACCCTGGGACCTGCTACTTTCTACTACCGGTTTTATCTGAACCAGGCGTTGAAAAAAGCAGGGATGGCAGATCAGTATTATGGAGAGCTGACCCCGTGGAGAAATATGCTAAAGACCGGGCTGACCACCTTTGCAGAAAAGCCGGAACCTGCCCGTTCTGATTGCCATGCCTGGAGTGCCAGCCCTAATTATGATTTCCTGGCCACCATCTGTGGCATTATGCCTGACGCCCCCGGATTTGCTAAAGTTTTGGTACGTCCTGCTCCTGGTGAATTAACGGAGATCAACGGCAGTATGCCGCACCCGGCGGGTACTATTACCGTATCGCTGAAGCGCACAGGCAAATCTGACGGCATTGCTGGCGAAGTGGTTTTACCGCCCGGCATCAGCGGACGATTTGTATGGAATGGGAAGGTGGTGGTTTTAAAGCCCGGAAAGCAAGCAGTACGTTTATAA